A stretch of DNA from Diospyros lotus cultivar Yz01 chromosome 14, ASM1463336v1, whole genome shotgun sequence:
ACCAAGAAGCGTTGAGCCGATGGGTCGTCGCTTTCTGCACTATCCGGTTCGATCTGGAGCAGGGTCAGCTCATCGAAGAGTGTTTCCCGCCGAGTCGACTCACCCCGGAGGAAGAGCTCGAAATCGCCTTCAATTCCTTCCCGGATTCGGTTTCCCAGCACCACAATCGCTCCAGCATTCACgattgcatcttcttcttccgctTCCGAAGACGGATTGTCCAAGGAAGGTCAGTGGACGGGAATCCATTGGTTGAGCTTGAATCGAATAGTAGTGGTTTTAGTGCTAGTAGATACTTGTATGGTTTCGTGTTCAATAGGCAGAGGCACGACGAGAGGCTAAAGAGAGGGGGAGAGCAGAAATCGGTGGTGATTTTGTCTCACAGTCCTTACTCTAGTGTGTTCAAACCTTTGTTACAAATCATGGGTCCTTTGTATTTCGACATTGGGAGGAAAGCTCTTGAGCATATTGCTTTTTACGTGTCATTGTGGCCTAGTCCTGTGCTTGGCAAACTAATGGAGCTTCCAATTGGGAATGCTACTCTCAAAGTGAATTTACCGCCGGCTCATAGCTTGCCTTGGGATGGCGGGATTTCATTTGAGGAGTCTAGTTCCTCTATAGCTCCTTTCCTTCCAAACAACCAATCGGTTCCACAGGGTTTGTTTCATGATTCAGATGTTTTTGGTATATATCGGGGAGTTCTGTTGCAGCTTTGGTTGTTGTGGGAGTTGTTACTAATAGGTGAGCCGATTCTTGTTATATCGCCAACGCCTCCCCAGTGCTGTGAGGCTGTTGCATCTCTAGTTAGCCTGGTTGCACCACTTCTTTGTAGTGTTGATTTCAGGCCTTACTTTACAATTCATGACCCGGAGTTCGCCCATCTAAACTCAGTTCAAGACGGGGATGCTTTCCCTCCAATGGTTTTAGGAGTGACGAACCTTTTCTTCTTGAAAGCTCTGCGTAATATCCCTCATATTGTTTCAGTTGGAAGCCCTCCTACTAGTTCAAACCGGGTTGCACTTGCCCCTAGAGGGTCTGCTGGCAGGCTTTCTGGCAGGCCTGAAGGACTTGGTCTTCAAAATCTTTCCCTTAGGAGGTTTTCGCCTTCAAATTTGTTGAATGCCGTGAAGATGAGGAGAGACGGTCCTTTTTGTCTCATGACGGAACACAAGGAAGCCATTTGGAGCACCTACACTGCAACAACCAAGCCAGACACGTCTATCTTGAATAGGCTTATTGATGCTGGCATGTCACCAAGGATCGAGGAGTCTATGTCTGTTGTGAACAATGAGATATTGAGACGACATTTTTTGGAGCTTACTACCAACTTCTTGGCCCCATTTGGCCCATATTTTAGAGCTACCACACCTTCTGAGGGATCTTCACCATTTGTTAATCCTCCTCCTCTCCCTATGTTCAATGCTGATGAATTCCTTCAAAGCTTGTCGGCAAGAGGTCCAGGAAAGTTTTTGTCCAAGCGGATGAGATCTAACTGGTTGGACCTATACAGGTAAAGTATTAACTCTCATGTCTTCAGCTGTGCTATTACCCTTACCCCAACCATTCTATCCTTCACCATTGTTATGTTTCTTAATCTGTTCAATTCAATTAtcttcttttatcactaaaaagaTCCATTTATATCTGTAAAGGCGGTTCCTGAAAGGGCGGAATTTTATGCCATGGTTTCAAAGGAGGCAAGCTGTTGTTGAGCAAGAGCAGCATAGAC
This window harbors:
- the LOC127789878 gene encoding uncharacterized protein LOC127789878, with the protein product MSRSPSFSASSELPTSKIDQEALSRWVVAFCTIRFDLEQGQLIEECFPPSRLTPEEELEIAFNSFPDSVSQHHNRSSIHDCIFFFRFRRRIVQGRSVDGNPLVELESNSSGFSASRYLYGFVFNRQRHDERLKRGGEQKSVVILSHSPYSSVFKPLLQIMGPLYFDIGRKALEHIAFYVSLWPSPVLGKLMELPIGNATLKVNLPPAHSLPWDGGISFEESSSSIAPFLPNNQSVPQGLFHDSDVFGIYRGVLLQLWLLWELLLIGEPILVISPTPPQCCEAVASLVSLVAPLLCSVDFRPYFTIHDPEFAHLNSVQDGDAFPPMVLGVTNLFFLKALRNIPHIVSVGSPPTSSNRVALAPRGSAGRLSGRPEGLGLQNLSLRRFSPSNLLNAVKMRRDGPFCLMTEHKEAIWSTYTATTKPDTSILNRLIDAGMSPRIEESMSVVNNEILRRHFLELTTNFLAPFGPYFRATTPSEGSSPFVNPPPLPMFNADEFLQSLSARGPGKFLSKRMRSNWLDLYRRFLKGRNFMPWFQRRQAVVEQEQHRLWRQARLKTDIQQFISKMCELEIVDSFDSIERHLLEELQSGKANADSVAACQKLKGDLKAVFDVLPKDMQQSLLLNPQRAALLQGIHE